In one window of Sardina pilchardus chromosome 23, fSarPil1.1, whole genome shotgun sequence DNA:
- the abcb6a gene encoding ATP-binding cassette sub-family B member 6, with protein sequence MVVMKSYCGSEASIAQTWVEGGLSPCFYFTLVPSVLLTLSFFFGTFHCVCYQRYGTDMEPKFVPRSRLYGVQLWLSVLLLLQALGGMVYQVAQGTEEVPGYVVLYGCLSILGWAWAIALLRLERRRVLVRDRTRGHSTVLLMFWAVAFASENLAFISWASPYWWWGLDGEKHQVEFALWLIRYAGSGALFFLGLKAPGLPRRPYMLLINEDERDVEHGQSLLGNQAENESTWIGFKKKVRLLVPYMWPRGSMLLQLLVLLCLGLLAIERVINVFVPICYKNIVNDLTNHSSWTALATTVCLYVFLKFLQGGGAGASGFVSNMRSFLWIRVQQYTNRQVQVRLFGHLHALSLRWHLGRRTGDVLRSIDRGTSSINSLLSYIVFSIFPTIADIVIAIVYFITYFNAWFGLIVFVCMFLYLTLTIIITEWRTKYRRDMNTQDNNAKSKAVDSLLNFETVKYYNAESYEVNRFEDAILKYQVSEWKTQASLAFLNQTQNIIIGSGLLAGSLLCAYFVTEGKFQVGDYVLFGTYIIQLYTPLNWFGTYYRMIQNSFIDMESMFKIFTEEQEVTDDVNAGNLLYKLGKVEFENVHFSYVDGKEILKDVSFTVLPGQTVALVGQSGSGKSTIIRLLFRFYDVHGGCIRIDGQDISKVKQTSLRAHIGVVPQDTVLFNDNIRDSIRYGRISASDQEVEEAAMAADIHDKILAFPEGYETPVGERGLKLSGGEKQRVAIARTILKAPQIILLDEATSALDTQTERNIQASLAKVCVNRTTIVVAHRLSTIIGADQILVLSEGQIAERGRHDELLAKGGMYCDMWMKQQQAHDSDSASDSEAKDRASEKLQPPSATGGHHHGH encoded by the exons ATGGTGGTTATGAAGAGCTATTGTGGGTCCGAAGCCTCCATTGCTCAGACATGGGTGGAGGGAGGCCTATCGCCCTGCTTCTACTTCACCTTGGTCCCCTCTGTGCTCCTCaccctctccttcttctttgGCACCTTCCATTGCGTCTGCTACCAGCGCTATGGCACGGACATGGAGCCCAAGTTCGTTCCCCGCTCGCGCCTCTATGGGGTTCAGCTCTGGCTGTCGGTGCTACTGCTCCTCCAGGCTCTGGGGGGGATGGTGTACCAGGTGGCCCAGGGAACGGAGGAGGTCCCTGGGTATGTGGTGCTGTACGGCTGCCTCTCGATACTGGGCTGGGCCTGGGCCATCGCCTTGCTGAGgctggagagaaggagggtgcTGGTCAGAGACCGGACCAGAGGCCACAGCACGGTGCTGCTCATGTTCTGGGCAGTGGCGTTCGCCTCGGAGAACCTGGCCTTCATATCCTGGGCCAGTCCCTACTGGTGGTGGGGGCTGGATGGAGAGaaacaccag GTGGAGTTTGCACTGTGGCTGATTCGCTATGCTGGATCTGGAGCTCTCTTCTTCTTGGGCCTCAAGGCTCCAGGGTTGCCAAGGAGACCATATATGCTCCTCATCAATGAGGATGAGAGGGATGTTGAGCATGGACAG TCTTTGCTGGGCAACCAGGCGGAGAACGAGTCCACGTGGATCGGCTTCAAGAAGAAGGTGCGCCTCCTGGTGCCCTACATGTGGCCACGGGGCAGCATGCTCCTgcagctgctggtgctgctctgCCTGGGCCTGCTAGCCATCGAGCGCGTCATCAACGTCTTCGTGCCCATCTGCTACAAGAACATAG tgAACGACTTGACCAATCATAGCAGTTGGACGGCCCTAGCCACCACagtctgtttgtatgttttcCTGAAGTTCTTGcagggtggaggagcag GGGCGTCTGGCTTCGTGAGCAACATGCGCTCCTTCCTGTGGATTCGAGTGCAACAGTACACTAATCGGCAGGTGCAGGTGCGTCTGTTCGGTCACCTGCACGCGCTCTCGCTGCGCTGGCACCTGGGCCGCCGTACCGGCGACGTGCTGCGCAGCATTGACCGCGGTACCTCCTCCATCAACAGCCTGCTCAG CTACATAGTCTTCAGCATCTTTCCCACCATTGCGGACATTGTCATCGCCATCGTGTACTTCATCACCTACTTCAATGCCTGGTTCGGGCTCATCGTCTTCGTCTGCATGTTCCTCTACCtca ctctcaccatcatcatcacagaGTGGAGGACCAAGTATCGGCGAGACATGAACACCCAGGACAACAACGCCAAGTCAAAAGCAGTGGACTCACTGCTTAACTTTGAGACG GTGAAATACTACAATGCAGAGAGCTATGAGGTGAATCGGTTTGAGGATGCAATACTTAAGTATCAG GTGTCTGAATGGAAGACCCAGGCCTCGCTGGCGTTCCTGAACCAGACCCAGAACATCATAATCGGCAGCGGGCTGCTGGCGGGGTCTCTGCTCTGCGCATACTTTGTCACCGAGGGCAAGTTTCAG GTTGGAGATTATGTTCTCTTCGGCACTTACATCATCCAGCTCTACACACCCCTCAACTGGTTTGGAACCTACTACAG AATGATCCAGAACTCCTTCATTGACATGGAGAGCATGTTCAAAATTTTCACCGAGGAGCAGGAG GTGACGGATGATGTAAACGCAGGAAATCTCTTGTACAAGCTGGGGAAGGTGGAGTTTGAGAATGTTCACTTCAGCTATGTGGACGG AAAGGAGATCCTGAAAGACGTCTCCTTCACTGTGCTGCCAGGCCAAACAGTTGCTCTG GTTGGCCAGTCTGGCTCTGGAAAGAGCACAATCATTCGCCTGCTCTTCCGGTTCTATGATGTCCATGGGGGCTGCATCCGGATCGACGGCCAGGATATCAGCAAG GTGAAACAGACTTCGTTGCGTGCACATATTGGAGTGGTACCACAGGACACCGTCTTGTTCAACGACAACATCCGAGACAGCATCCGCTATGGGCGCATTTCTGCCAGTGaccaggaggtggaggaggcagcCATGGCTGCCGACATTCATGACAAAATCCTGGCCTTCCCAGAAG GATATGAGACCCCAGTGGGAGAGCGGGGACTGAAGCTCAGTGGTGGGGAGAAGCAGAGAGTGGCCATTGCCCGAACCATCCTCAAAGCCCCCCAGATAATTCTTCTGGACGAG GCCACGTCTGCTCTGGATACACAGACGGAGCGTAACATTCAGGCCTCGCTGGCCAaagtgtgtgtaaacaggaccACCATTGTGGTGGCACACAG ATTGTCCACCATCATTGGAGCTGACCAGATTTTAGTTTTGAGTGAAGGACAAATTGCTGAGCGAGGAAG GCATGACGAGCTGTTGGCGAAGGGtggtatgtattgcgacatgtggatgaagcagcagcaggcacaTGACTCGGACTCCGCTTCTGACTCAGAGGCCAAGGACAGGGCGTCAGAAAAACTACAGCCCCCATCAGCCACTGGGGGCCATCACCATGGCCACTAA
- the LOC134070914 gene encoding uncharacterized protein LOC134070914, giving the protein MSAKMTSQIALEGNMEPNPSGLQCSLAFKSEGGKHGVRDILQLHTSPKELGDQEKPLSSMQAADRIHHLLSSLVLDPLVESLVDQITTDMSINRSQSSSAQGTQGRELVEEGNLELSFDLAEKIVKDLLMQCLRIPLPSSGPADKTSEGHGGEMAANIVSTEAIKRESANTSDSAVEDSTTSKAGNGISNFFRRTISKWRKKTCKVGPAQT; this is encoded by the exons ATGTCTGCGAAAATGACCAGTCAGATCGCCTTGGAGGGGAATATGGAGCCCAATCCATCGGGCTTGCAATGTTCCCTGGCCTTCAAATCCGAGGGCGGAAAGCATGGAGTGCGTGACATTCTGCAGCTTCACACAAG CCCCAAAGAGCTTGGTGACCAAGAGAAGCCGTTATCCTCCATGCAGGCTGCAGACAGGATCCATCACCTGTTATCATCTCTTGTCCTTGATCCACTGGTGGAATCCTTGGTGGATCAGATAACAACGGATATGAGCATTAACAGGTCACAAAGCAGCAGCGCCCAAGGGACGCAGGGGAGGGAGCTCGTTGAGGAGGGCAACTTGGAGCTCTCTTTTGACTTAGCAGAGAAGATAGTGAAGGATCTCCTCATGCAGTGTCTGAGGATCCCCCTCCCTTCGTCAGGGCCAGCTGATAAAACATCCGAGGGTCACGGAGGAGAGATGGCCGCCAACATCGTGTCAACAGAGGCCATCAAGAGAGAGTCGGCTAACACCAGCGACTCTGCTGTGGAAGACAGCACCACGA GCAAGGCCGGAAATGGCATATCAAACTTCTTCAGAAGAACGATCAGCAAATGGCGGAAAAAAACATGTAAGGTGGGCCCAGCTCAGACATGA
- the LOC134070915 gene encoding uncharacterized protein LOC134070915, producing the protein MSAKMTSQIALEGNMEPNPSGLQCSLAFKSEGGKHGVRDILQLHTSPKELGDQEKPLSSMQAADRIHHLLSSLVLDPLVESLVDQITTDMSINRSQSSSAQGTQGRELVEEGNLELSFDLAEKIVKDLLMQCLRIPLPSSGPADKTSEGHGGEMAANIVSTEAIKRESANTSDSAVEDSTTSKAGNGISNFFRRTISKWRKKTCKVGPAQT; encoded by the exons ATGTCTGCGAAAATGACCAGTCAGATCGCCTTGGAGGGGAATATGGAGCCCAATCCATCGGGCTTGCAATGTTCCCTGGCCTTCAAATCCGAGGGCGGAAAGCATGGAGTGCGTGACATTCTGCAGCTTCACACAAG CCCCAAAGAGCTTGGTGACCAAGAGAAGCCGTTATCCTCCATGCAGGCTGCAGACAGGATCCATCACCTGTTATCATCTCTTGTCCTTGATCCACTGGTGGAATCCTTGGTGGATCAGATAACAACGGATATGAGCATTAACAGGTCACAAAGCAGCAGCGCCCAAGGGACGCAGGGGAGGGAGCTCGTTGAGGAGGGCAACTTGGAGCTCTCTTTTGACTTAGCAGAGAAGATAGTGAAGGATCTCCTCATGCAGTGTCTGAGGATCCCCCTCCCTTCGTCAGGGCCAGCTGATAAAACATCCGAGGGTCACGGAGGAGAGATGGCCGCCAACATCGTGTCAACAGAGGCCATCAAGAGAGAGTCGGCTAACACCAGCGACTCTGCTGTGGAAGACAGCACCACGA GCAAGGCCGGAAATGGCATATCAAACTTCTTCAGAAGAACGATCAGCAAATGGCGGAAGAAAACATGTAAGGTGGGCCCAGCTCAGACATGA